A region from the Oncorhynchus tshawytscha isolate Ot180627B linkage group LG26, Otsh_v2.0, whole genome shotgun sequence genome encodes:
- the LOC112225385 gene encoding protein CMSS1 isoform X2, translating into MRARKRPRTRDSNDLTHGLSSYLKEIKRVEEQLKLEVTCIGEGTPGRLKALLGKALRFLLLNWNWRDQKPRMMVDIPDVQTDLLKLLDTGILKGCREGNTNTHPTISNWTSSALTQTHTPQLL; encoded by the exons ATGAGGGCGAGAAAAAGACCAAGAACAAGAGATAG TAATGACCTCACACACGGCCTCTCCTCCTACCTAAAAGAAA TTAAAAGA gtAGAGGAGCAGCTGAAGCTTGAGGTGACATGCATTGGGGAGGGAACACCAGGGAGACTGAAAGCCCTCCTAGGGAAAG CGCTGCGCTTCCTGCTTCTGAACTGGAATTGGAGGGACCAGAAGCCTCGCATGATGGTGGACATCCCTGAT GTCCAAACTGATTTGCTGAAGCTGCTGGATACAGGCATCTTGAAAGGCTGTAGAgaaggaaacacaaacacacacccaaccATTTCGAACTGGACCTCTTCtgctctcacacaaacacacacaccacagttatTGTAG
- the LOC112225385 gene encoding protein CMSS1 isoform X1, translating into MRARKRPRTRDSNDLTHGLSSYLKEIKRVEEQLKLEVTCIGEGTPGRLKALLGKGGHSFTTPQGFNPSLALPALRFLLLNWNWRDQKPRMMVDIPDVQTDLLKLLDTGILKGCREGNTNTHPTISNWTSSALTQTHTPQLL; encoded by the exons ATGAGGGCGAGAAAAAGACCAAGAACAAGAGATAG TAATGACCTCACACACGGCCTCTCCTCCTACCTAAAAGAAA TTAAAAGA gtAGAGGAGCAGCTGAAGCTTGAGGTGACATGCATTGGGGAGGGAACACCAGGGAGACTGAAAGCCCTCCTAGGGAAAG GTGGGCACTCATTTACTACCCCTCAGGGTTTTAACCCCAGTCTGGCCTTGCCAGCGCTGCGCTTCCTGCTTCTGAACTGGAATTGGAGGGACCAGAAGCCTCGCATGATGGTGGACATCCCTGAT GTCCAAACTGATTTGCTGAAGCTGCTGGATACAGGCATCTTGAAAGGCTGTAGAgaaggaaacacaaacacacacccaaccATTTCGAACTGGACCTCTTCtgctctcacacaaacacacacaccacagttatTGTAG
- the LOC112225388 gene encoding discoidin, CUB and LCCL domain-containing protein 2, whose protein sequence is MGRAVMVGRGPTEAGLFFLSTLIILTARSSRAQKGDGCGPSVLGPSSGTLSSLGYPGTYPNHTVCEWEISVPQGRRIHFRFADLDIEDNNCQVNYLRIYDGVGPQRTQIVKFCGLGLKVPELIQSGGNRVTIQFMSGTHRSGRGFSLSYSTIEHTDLITCLDKGIHFTEAEFTRYCPAGCMTSVGEIAGTVPHGYRDSSPVCLAAIHAGVVSNSVGGQISVVNSKGIPHYDGSLANNVSSTVGPLSNSLFTFKTSGCYGTLGLESGVVRDSQLSASSVWEWSDVIGQPSEWAPSGARLKRVGLPWASAHSDQQQWLQVDLKKEKRITGITTTGSTLLEYQFYVSAYRVLYSNDGQYWSTYREADATQDKSFQGNTNYLQEVRNNFIPPIEARYVRMSPTQWHQRIALKFELLGCQFHQARPRINHPPRPPPVATDTPSLYGLTTHTPEIRNTTMPPRTSNDVALAAVLVPVLVMVLTALVLTMVCAWHWRNRKKSSEGAYDLPHWDRTDWWKSMKQFLPSKMAEGEQSVRYCSSEVGRLRGRGIAPRLQAKPAEYAQPLVSGVVTSLGQRSTFKPEEGSDHCYTDPDLYGAPMAADIYHAYAEPLPASGAEYATPIVIDIASHLSGSSLLSQPPTVSSFMGHGPASLLTRTDSGQSGRSMYDTPKSTGQATPTEDLAYQVPQSSSQKPAGQS, encoded by the exons ATGGGCAGAGCGGTAATGGTGGGCAGGGGACCGACAGAGGCCGGGCTTTTCTTCCTGTCGACTCTCATCATCCTCACCGCCAGAAGCAGTCGAGCGCAGAAAG gtgatgGTTGTGGCCCCAGTGTGTTGGGCCCTAGCAGTGGGACCTTGTCCTCTCTGGGTTACCCCGGGACTTACCCCAACCACACGGTGTGTGAGTGGGAGATCAGTGTGCCGCAGGGCCGGAGGATACACTTCCGCTTCGCTGACCTGGACATAGAGGACAACAACTGTCAGGTCAACTACCTCAGAATCTACGACGGTGTAGGACCCCAGAGGACCCAGAtag TGAAGTTCTGTGGTCTGGGTCTGAAGGTTCCGGAGCTCATCCAGTCCGGTGGGAACCGGGTCACCATCCAGTTCATGAGTGGAACTCACCGCAGTGGGCGGGGCTTCTCCCTgtcctactccaccatagaacaCACAG ATCTGATCACCTGTCTCGACAAAGGAATCCACTTCACTGAGGCAGAGTTTACAAGATACTGTCCTGCAGGATGTATGACCTCTGTTGGGGAGATTGCTGGGACCGTTCCCCACGGCTACAGAGAC TCATCTCCAGTGTGTCTAGCAGCCATCCATGCAGGTGTGGTGTCTAACTCTGTGGGCGGTCAGATCAGTGTGGTCAACAGTAAGGGCATCCCTCACTACGATGGCTCACTGGCTAACAACGTCTCCTCCACTGT tgGTCCCTTGTCCAACAGCCTCTTCACTTTCAAGACCAGTG gtTGCTATGGGACACTGGGTCTAGAGTCGGGCGTTGTTAGGGACTCCCAGCTTTCTGCTTCCTCTGTGTGGGAATGGAGTGATGTGATTGGCCAGCCCAGCGAGTGGGCCCCATCCGGGGCCCGCCTTAAAAGGGTGGGGCTTCCCTGGGCGTCGGCTCACAGTGACCAGCAGCAGTGGCTACAGGTGGAcctgaagaaggagaagaggattACAGGCATCACCACTACAGGTTCCACCCTTCTGGAGTATCAGTTCTACGTGTCAGCCTATCGGGTCCTCTATAGCAACGATGGACAGTACTGGAGCACCTATCGGGAGGCAGATGCTACCCAGGACAAG AGTTTTCAAGGAAACACCAACTATCTCCAGGAAGTGCGCAATAACTTCATCCCACCAATCGAGGCGCGATATGTGAGGATGAGCCCCACCCAGTGGCACCAGCGAATTGCCCTTAAGTTTGAGCTGCTCGGATGCCAGTTCCATCAAG CTAGGCCACGGATAAACCACCCCCCTCGTCCTCCCCCAGTGGCCACAGACACCCCCTCACTGTACGGCTTGACCACCCACACCCCTGAAATCAGAAACACCACCATGCCCCCACGCACCAGTAAcg ATGTGGCATTGGCAGCAGTGTTGGTGCCAGTGTTGGTCATGGTTCTGACCGCCCTCGTCTTGACCATGGTCTGTGCCTGGCACTGGAGAAACAG gaAGAAGAGTTCAGAGGGGGCTTATGATTTACCTCATTGGGACCGTACAG acTGGTGGAAGAGTATGAAGCAGTTCCTGCCGTCCAAGATGGCGGAGGGGGAGCAGTCAGTCCGCTACTGCAGCAGTGAAGTGGGCCGGCTCAGAGGAAGAGGGATCGCCCCTAGACTACAGGCCAAACCCGCAG AATATGCCCAGCCCCTGGTGAGCGGTGTGGTGACATCACTAGGTCAGAGATCAACCTTCAAGCCAGAGGAAGGTTCTGACCACTGCTACACTGACCCTGACCTCTACGGTGCTCCTATGGCAGCAGACATCTACCACGCCTATGCTGAACCCCTGCCCGCCTCCGGTGCTGAGTACGCCACACCCATCGTGATTGACATTGCAAGCCACCTATCAGGGAGCTCCTTGCTGAGCCAGCCACCCACAGTCTCCAGCTTCATGGGCCATGGCCCTGCCTCCCTACTTACGCGGACAGACAGTGGGCAATCGGGTAGGTCAATGTACGACACGCCCAAGAGTACAGGACAGGCCACGCCCACTGAGGATCTAGCCTATCAGGTGCCTCAGAGCAGCTCTCAGAAGCCAGCGGGGCAGAGCTGA